The proteins below are encoded in one region of Fulvia fulva chromosome 9, complete sequence:
- a CDS encoding putative hexaprenyl pyrophosphate synthase, mitochondrial, whose protein sequence is MGFKDPLTSVAKEMKFMTGNIRHLLGSGHPMLDTVSKYYTQSEGKYVRPMLVLLMSQATALLPKRPRSAASIQEAIDKPIASPSVLNDTNPDSPLSAPAVENGDYGNDTSILPTQRRLAEITELIHTASLLHDDVIDHSTSRRNNPSANIEFGNKMAVLAGDFLLGRASVALARLRDPEVTELLATVIANLVEGEFMQLKNTALDEKHPVWSEDTISYYLQKTYLKSASLISKSCRAAALLGEHPAEVVEAAYQYGKNLGLAFQLVDDMLDYTVSGAELGKPAGADLELGLATAPLLFAWKDNKELGTLVGRKFAEEGDVQRARDLVIQSNGIEQTRALAQDYVDKAARAISGFPDSEAKVGLIDMIHESRRMRRAILLNDVLLVKRIIRNHPKVIANPDFEDKSNTSLHLAAANGFADIVNLLFEAGHDTNEISRNADHNTPLMLAAQNGHYEVGTVLANRYPRCIPYVNKKGVDALSMAAQHPNSTALIPILLQDPMYPATPHTRDLDGNTPLHHASAAGSLKALRILLAAGANPLAKNNYDWTPLAYSQTVAAEVYFKNLVTEFERRKVEGAKQSEEIQRQRAAGMRLVGDDGGTIMPGDFYEDDIAIGDALKRHWSPVERKRPMTPGGVRHEWGSPPMGITHIRTRSSSGD, encoded by the exons ATGGGCTTCAAGGACCCATTGACCAGCGTCGCGAAAGAGATGAAGTTCATGACGGGGAACATACGGCACTTGCTGGGATCTGGACATCCGATGCTGGACACTGTTTCGAAATACTACACACAGTCTGAGGGCAAATACGTAAGGCCAATGCTTGTGCTGCTGATGTCGCAAGCGACTGCTCTGCTGCCAAAACGTCCTCGATCAGCGGCCAGCATACAAGAGGCGATAGATAAACCCATAGCGTCGCCATCTGTGCTGAACGACACGAACCCCGACTCGCCTCTGAGTGCGCCAGCTGTCGAGAATGGAGATTACGGCAACGATACCTCAATCCTGCCTACGCAGCGACGTTTGGCCGAGATCACGGAGCTTATTCACACCGCGTCGCTCTTACATGACGATGTGATCGACCATTCTACCTCGCGCCGAAACAATCCATCCGCCAACATCGAATTTGGAAACAAGATGGCAGTTTTGGCAGGAGACTTTCTACTTGGAAGAGCTTCAGTAGCATTGGCACGGCTTCGCGATCCCGAAGTGACTGAGCTTCTCGCAACAGTCATTGCCAATTTGGTGGAGGGAGAGTTTATGCAGTTGAAGAACACCGCACTGGACGAGAAGCACCCTGTGTGGAGTGAGGATACAATCAGCTACTACCTGCAAAAGACATATCTGAAGTCAGCAAGCCTGATCAGCAAGTCATGTAGAGCAGCGGCTCTGCTGGGCGAACACCCGGCCGAGGTTGTGGAAGCAGCTTACCAGTATGGAAAGAATCTTGGGCTGGCATTTCAGCTCGTGGATGACATGCTTGACTACACCGTCAGCGGAGCAGAACTTGGAAAGCCCGCCGGCGCCGATCTTGAGCTCGGACTAGCTACAGCGCCGCTGCTGTTCGCGTGGAAAGACAACAAAGAGCTGGGTACACTCGTTGGCCGGAAGTTCGCGGAGGAAGGCGACGTACAGAGG GCACGAGACCTCGTCATCCAGAGCAACGGCATTGAGCAGACGCGTGCTCTTGCGCAAGACTACGTCGACAAAGCCGCACGAGCCATATCAGGCTTTCCAGACAGCGAAGCCAAGGTTGGCTTGATCGACAT gatacacgaatcTCGCCGCATGAGGCGCGCGATCCTCCTCAACGACGTGCTGCTGGTCAAGCGCATCATTCGAAACCACCCGAAAGTCATCGCCAACCCGGACTTCGAAGACAAATCGAACACGTCGCTCCACCTCGCAGCGGCCAATGGGTTCGCTGATATCGTGAATCTTCTCTTCGAAGCCGGCCACGATACCAACGAGATCAGTCGTAATGCAGACCATAATACACCCCTGATGCTAGCTGCGCAGAATGGACACTACGAGGTGGGAACAGTCCTCGCAAACAGATACCCCAGGTGCATTCCTTATGTCAACAAGAAGGGGGTCGACGCTTTGTCCATGGCAGCACAGCATCCGAACTCGACAGCTCTTATTCCGATCTTACTGCAGGACCCGATGTATCCTGCTACTCCACATACGCGAGACCTGGACGGGAATACTCCTCTCCATCATGCTAGCGCCGCAGGTTCACTGAAAGCGCTGCGAATCCTTCTCGCTGCAGGCGCGAACCCTCTCGCGAAGAACAACTACGACTGGACTCCACTTGCCTACTCGCAGACCGTAGCTGCGGAAGTGTACTTCAAGAATCTGGTGACGGAGTTCGAGAGGAGAAAGGTCGAAGGCGCAAAGCAGAGCGAGGAGATTCAGCGGCAGAGAGCTGCGGGCATGCGACTTGTTGGCGACGATGGAGGTACGATCATGCCGGGTGATTTCTACGAGGATGATATAGCAATTGGAGATGCGCTGAAGAGACACTGGAGTCCTGTCGAGAGAAAGAGACCCATGACGCCGGGTGGTGTTAGGCACGAATGGGGCAGCCCACCCATGGGTATCACACATATTAGGACGAGGTCAAGCAGTGGCGATTGA